Proteins found in one Amycolatopsis aidingensis genomic segment:
- a CDS encoding MFS transporter, with protein sequence MVTEKVTHGDAATRRLPREIWVLVGASFLIAIGYGLIAPALPSFATSFDVGVTAASVVVSAFAFVRLAFAPVSGRLVTRFGERPTYLVGLLIVAAGTIACAFAAEYWQLLLFRSLSGVGSTMFTVSAIGLLIRISPPHLRGRASGLWGTSFLLGGIAGPIIGSGLVVVSLRAPFLAYGVALLLTTGLVWWQLRDSALAGRADSDGEPVLSLRAALRHRTYRAALASNFANGWVVFGIRMSLVPLFVTAVLAKGEEFTGIVLSVFAAANALVLLVSGRFADTKGRKPPALLGLALLGVGTVLLGQSGEAWLFLAGAVIAGLGSGTLNPAQNAAVADVLGSKARGGSVLAGFQMAADVGAVLGPLVAGAIAEQSSYGLAFLVTGGIAAAALVAWWLASETLPAGEPEEHAAQDAASGDCRDLDCRNSPSGSSLRMTEEQEATGPRPGDGGARG encoded by the coding sequence ATAGTGACGGAAAAGGTTACGCACGGTGACGCCGCGACCCGGCGGTTGCCGCGCGAGATCTGGGTACTTGTCGGTGCGAGCTTCCTGATCGCCATCGGGTACGGGCTGATCGCGCCCGCGCTGCCGAGCTTCGCCACCAGCTTCGACGTCGGTGTGACCGCGGCCTCGGTGGTGGTGAGCGCGTTCGCCTTCGTCCGGCTGGCCTTCGCCCCGGTGAGCGGGCGGCTGGTGACCAGGTTCGGCGAGCGCCCGACCTACCTGGTCGGGCTGCTGATCGTGGCGGCGGGCACGATCGCCTGCGCCTTCGCGGCCGAGTACTGGCAGTTGCTGCTGTTCCGCTCGCTGAGCGGGGTCGGCTCGACCATGTTCACCGTCTCCGCGATCGGGTTGCTGATCCGTATCTCACCCCCGCACCTGCGCGGGCGGGCATCCGGGCTGTGGGGCACGAGTTTCCTGCTCGGCGGGATCGCGGGCCCGATCATCGGCAGCGGGCTGGTCGTGGTGTCCCTGCGGGCGCCGTTCCTCGCCTACGGGGTGGCGCTGCTGCTCACCACCGGGCTGGTCTGGTGGCAGCTACGCGACTCCGCGCTCGCCGGGCGGGCCGACTCCGATGGCGAGCCGGTGCTGAGCCTGCGCGCGGCGCTGCGGCACCGCACCTACCGGGCCGCGCTGGCCTCGAACTTCGCCAACGGCTGGGTGGTTTTCGGCATCCGGATGTCCCTGGTGCCGCTGTTCGTGACCGCGGTGCTTGCCAAGGGGGAGGAGTTCACCGGGATCGTGCTTTCGGTGTTCGCCGCGGCCAACGCGCTGGTGCTGCTGGTGTCCGGCCGGTTCGCCGACACCAAGGGACGCAAGCCGCCTGCCCTCCTCGGGCTCGCCCTGCTCGGGGTGGGCACGGTGCTGCTCGGCCAGTCCGGTGAGGCCTGGCTGTTCCTGGCGGGCGCGGTGATCGCCGGGCTCGGCTCCGGGACGCTGAACCCGGCGCAGAACGCCGCGGTGGCCGACGTGCTGGGGTCCAAGGCGCGCGGCGGCAGCGTGCTGGCCGGGTTCCAGATGGCAGCCGATGTGGGTGCCGTGCTCGGCCCGCTGGTGGCGGGCGCCATCGCCGAGCAGTCCTCCTACGGCCTGGCCTTCCTGGTCACCGGCGGGATCGCCGCGGCGGCGCTGGTGGCCTGGTGGCTGGCGAGCGAGACGTTGCCAGCCGGGGAGCCCGAGGAGCACGCGGCCCAGGACGCCGCCTCCGGGGACTGCCGCGACCTGGACTGCCGCAACTCGCCGAGCGGAAGCTCGCTGCGGATGACCGAGGAGCAGGAGGCTACTGGCCCTCGGCCTGGCGACGGCGGTGCACGAGGATGA
- a CDS encoding PQQ-dependent sugar dehydrogenase: MAASLAGTLAAVGLVALPATQAAAAVPDGFEDTVAISGLSSPTAAAFAPDGRVFVAEKSGIVKVFDSAADPSATVFADLRTQTQNFWDRGLLGLAVDPQFPQRPYVYVSYTYDAEPGGTPPRWGDQCPSPPGATDEGCVVTGRVSKLTMGSGGTATAEQPLLTGWCQQYPSHSIGTVTFGPDGALYVGGGDGASFNFADYGQVGNPCADPPEPAGTDLSPPDAEGGALRSQSPNRPAGQPVVLNGAILRIDPDTGEGLPGNPFASSGDANERRIIAYGMRNQFRFGFRPGTSEIWSGDVGWNAWEEINRIADAGDTVAENFGWPCYEGDGRQPGYDGANLNRCESLYSGAGQDEPYFAYRHNSAVVPGDGCATDGSSVAGIAFESGSNYPAAYGGALFFADSSRGCIWAMQTENGQPSAARIVPFVTGANVPVQVLTGPGGDLFYVALGAGQLRRVSYHSGNQPPSAVATATPSSGPAPLTVQFDGTGSTDPDPGDTLSYAWDLNGDGSYDDATGPTASRTYVEVAQVNAGLRVTDSEGATDTTTVPVTVGSPPGEDPVPVIDEPTGELNWRVGQTVPFSGRAVDPQDGTLGAAALSWRLAIRHCEEGGGCHTHNVQDFTGVSAGDFVAPDHEYPSHLRLTLTATDSDGNTGSRTLELYPQTVELTFSSSPTGAMLTVAGTEQQAPFSRTVIVGSNNSISAASPQRLGWLNMKYAFTGWSDGGARTHNITAPAQPTEYRASYRLCWFLNPC, from the coding sequence TTGGCGGCCTCGCTGGCCGGGACGCTGGCCGCGGTCGGGCTGGTCGCGTTGCCTGCGACGCAGGCGGCGGCCGCGGTGCCGGACGGGTTCGAGGACACGGTGGCGATCTCCGGACTCAGCTCACCGACGGCGGCCGCCTTCGCCCCGGACGGGCGGGTGTTCGTCGCGGAGAAGAGCGGCATCGTCAAGGTCTTCGACTCAGCTGCCGATCCGAGCGCCACGGTGTTCGCCGACCTGCGCACGCAGACGCAGAACTTCTGGGATCGCGGGTTGCTCGGACTTGCCGTGGACCCGCAGTTCCCGCAGCGGCCCTATGTGTACGTCAGCTATACCTACGACGCCGAACCCGGTGGCACCCCGCCACGCTGGGGTGACCAGTGCCCGTCCCCGCCGGGCGCCACCGACGAGGGCTGCGTGGTCACCGGCAGGGTGTCCAAGCTGACCATGGGCTCCGGTGGCACCGCGACCGCCGAGCAGCCGCTGCTCACCGGGTGGTGCCAGCAGTACCCCAGCCACTCCATCGGCACGGTGACCTTCGGCCCGGACGGCGCGCTGTACGTCGGCGGCGGGGACGGGGCGAGCTTCAACTTCGCCGACTACGGGCAGGTCGGTAATCCCTGCGCGGACCCGCCGGAACCCGCGGGCACCGACCTCTCCCCGCCGGACGCCGAGGGCGGCGCGCTGCGCTCGCAGTCGCCGAACCGGCCCGCCGGGCAGCCGGTGGTGCTGAACGGCGCGATCCTGCGCATCGACCCGGACACCGGCGAGGGACTGCCGGGCAACCCGTTCGCCTCCAGCGGTGACGCCAACGAGCGGCGGATCATCGCCTACGGCATGCGCAACCAGTTCCGGTTCGGCTTCCGGCCGGGGACCAGCGAGATCTGGTCCGGCGATGTCGGCTGGAACGCCTGGGAGGAGATCAACCGGATCGCCGACGCCGGGGACACGGTCGCGGAGAACTTCGGCTGGCCCTGCTACGAGGGTGACGGGCGGCAGCCCGGCTACGACGGGGCGAACCTGAACCGCTGCGAGTCGCTGTACTCCGGCGCCGGCCAGGACGAGCCGTACTTCGCCTACCGGCACAACAGCGCGGTGGTTCCAGGGGACGGCTGCGCGACCGACGGTTCCTCGGTCGCCGGGATCGCCTTCGAGTCCGGCAGCAACTACCCCGCGGCCTACGGCGGCGCGTTGTTCTTCGCCGATTCCTCGCGCGGCTGCATCTGGGCCATGCAGACCGAGAACGGGCAGCCGAGTGCCGCCCGGATCGTGCCGTTCGTGACCGGAGCGAATGTGCCGGTGCAGGTGCTCACCGGGCCCGGCGGCGACCTGTTCTACGTCGCGCTCGGCGCGGGCCAGCTGCGCAGGGTGAGCTACCACTCCGGTAACCAGCCGCCATCGGCCGTCGCCACCGCCACCCCGTCCTCAGGGCCCGCGCCGCTGACCGTCCAGTTCGACGGGACCGGCTCCACCGACCCCGATCCAGGGGACACCCTGAGCTACGCCTGGGACCTGAACGGCGACGGCAGCTACGACGACGCCACCGGGCCCACCGCGAGCCGGACCTATGTGGAGGTCGCGCAGGTGAACGCGGGCCTGCGGGTCACGGACTCCGAGGGCGCGACCGACACCACGACGGTTCCGGTGACCGTGGGCAGCCCGCCGGGGGAGGACCCGGTGCCGGTGATCGACGAGCCGACCGGTGAGCTGAACTGGCGGGTCGGGCAGACCGTGCCGTTCTCCGGCCGCGCGGTGGATCCGCAGGACGGCACGCTCGGGGCCGCGGCGCTGTCCTGGCGGCTGGCGATCCGGCACTGCGAGGAAGGCGGCGGCTGCCATACGCACAACGTGCAGGACTTCACCGGGGTGTCCGCGGGTGACTTCGTGGCGCCGGACCACGAGTACCCCTCGCACCTGCGGTTGACGCTCACCGCCACCGACTCCGACGGCAACACCGGCAGCAGGACGCTGGAGCTGTACCCGCAGACGGTGGAGCTGACCTTCTCCTCGAGTCCCACCGGGGCGATGCTGACCGTGGCGGGAACGGAGCAGCAGGCGCCGTTCAGCCGCACGGTGATCGTCGGCTCGAACAACTCGATCAGCGCGGCCAGCCCGCAGCGGCTCGGCTGGCTGAACATGAAGTACGCCTTCACCGGCTGGTCGGACGGTGGCGCGCGGACGCACAACATCACCGCGCCCGCGCAACCCACCGAGTACCGCGCCAGCTACCGCCTCTGCTGGTTCCTCAACCCCTGCTAG
- a CDS encoding S8 family peptidase, whose translation MSRSRRWLLPAATTLALGATGILAPAANAEPAAATDCDSTGPEYGYVVLYDPHTPRHRVERELRAECGDPVAYYREIGVAVANSSDPGFAERIGVFRAYSGSREIAEPPESDAARARAQARAAKDEKLERTTGVMSGSEDLSALQWDMRAIKAPQANRIDEGSRSVTVGVVDSGIEPTHPALEHAIDPGASAGCLTGAPDTGAQAWAPTTSDHGTHVAGTIAGKDPAAGFTGVAPGVRLASVKVVNDQGLIYPEAAVCGLMWSAKHRFEVANHSYYTDPGMFYCPKQPGDAAAFEAVRRAVQYSTRRGVLNVAAAGNSGFNIPEQTTDPNRPHPVNPDCAILPGGVDDVVTVSATGYHDTKAFYSNYGRNAIEVTAPGGDPTQVPPADEGPACPLSAVFDGKYGSKCGTSMASPHAAGVVALLAGKYRHAPPWALAALLGFKAADPVPCGEAADCEGPKWNNSFYGRGMVNALRAVR comes from the coding sequence ATGTCCCGATCCCGACGTTGGCTGCTACCCGCGGCCACGACGCTCGCGCTGGGTGCGACCGGCATCCTGGCGCCGGCCGCGAATGCCGAACCGGCCGCGGCCACAGACTGTGACTCGACCGGTCCGGAGTACGGCTACGTGGTGCTCTACGACCCGCACACCCCGCGGCACCGGGTGGAGCGGGAGCTGCGGGCCGAATGCGGCGACCCGGTCGCCTACTACCGGGAGATCGGCGTCGCGGTGGCGAACTCGAGCGATCCCGGATTCGCCGAGCGCATCGGCGTGTTCCGTGCCTACTCGGGCAGCAGGGAGATCGCCGAGCCGCCGGAGAGCGATGCCGCAAGGGCCAGGGCACAGGCCCGCGCGGCCAAGGACGAGAAGCTGGAACGCACCACCGGGGTGATGTCCGGCAGCGAGGACCTCAGCGCCCTGCAGTGGGACATGCGGGCGATCAAGGCACCGCAGGCCAACCGGATCGACGAGGGCAGCCGCTCGGTCACCGTGGGTGTGGTCGACTCGGGTATCGAGCCGACGCATCCCGCGCTGGAGCACGCCATCGACCCCGGGGCCTCGGCAGGCTGCCTGACCGGCGCCCCGGACACCGGCGCGCAGGCCTGGGCGCCGACGACCTCCGACCACGGCACGCATGTCGCGGGCACCATCGCGGGCAAGGACCCCGCCGCCGGTTTCACCGGCGTGGCGCCGGGGGTGCGGCTGGCCTCGGTGAAGGTGGTCAACGACCAGGGCCTGATCTACCCGGAGGCCGCGGTGTGCGGCCTGATGTGGTCGGCGAAGCACCGGTTCGAGGTGGCCAACCACAGCTACTACACCGACCCCGGCATGTTCTACTGCCCGAAGCAGCCGGGGGACGCCGCGGCCTTCGAGGCGGTGCGGCGCGCGGTGCAGTACTCGACCCGGCGCGGGGTGCTCAACGTGGCCGCCGCGGGCAACAGCGGGTTCAACATCCCGGAGCAGACCACCGACCCGAACCGGCCGCATCCGGTGAACCCCGACTGCGCGATCCTGCCCGGCGGGGTCGACGACGTGGTGACCGTGTCCGCGACCGGCTACCACGACACCAAGGCGTTCTACAGCAACTACGGCAGGAACGCGATCGAGGTGACCGCCCCCGGCGGCGACCCCACCCAGGTGCCGCCAGCGGACGAAGGCCCCGCCTGCCCGCTGTCCGCGGTGTTCGACGGTAAGTACGGCAGCAAGTGCGGTACCTCGATGGCCTCCCCGCACGCGGCCGGGGTGGTCGCGCTGCTGGCAGGCAAGTACCGGCACGCCCCGCCGTGGGCACTGGCCGCGCTGCTCGGGTTCAAGGCCGCGGATCCGGTTCCCTGCGGGGAAGCCGCGGACTGCGAAGGTCCGAAGTGGAACAACTCCTTCTACGGCAGGGGAATGGTGAACGCGTTGCGTGCCGTTCGCTGA
- the yhjD gene encoding inner membrane protein YhjD, whose translation MPAEEAQQEKLIPRLRRKYPALDHLVRAKDAFNERYGNHYAAAITYFSVLSLFPLLMVGFSVVGLVVAGDKAVLNDLRARITEAAPSGLGNLLSDIVEYALDARGGVLSFGLVVALYSGIGWMSNLRDALTAQWGQEKKPLPLVSTKLKDLVALAGLGAALLVSFALTALGGSLGKFLLDLAGLDDVGWARLLLKLATIVLSLAANVLVFLWVIARLPRQRVGLRSAVRGAIIAALGFEVLKQVTAIYLGLVSESPVTVLFGPIIGLMFFANLVSRFLLLVTAWTATARENIVHTVEPPPPAVIRPQVRVRRGPGAGAAAGAFGLGALLGWLARRR comes from the coding sequence GTGCCAGCGGAAGAAGCCCAGCAAGAGAAGCTGATCCCCCGCCTGCGGCGGAAGTACCCGGCACTGGACCACCTGGTCCGGGCCAAGGACGCGTTCAACGAGCGGTACGGCAACCACTATGCCGCGGCGATCACCTACTTCAGCGTGCTCTCCCTGTTCCCGCTGCTGATGGTCGGGTTCTCCGTGGTGGGCCTGGTCGTCGCCGGCGACAAGGCGGTGCTGAACGACCTGCGCGCCCGTATCACCGAGGCGGCGCCATCGGGCCTCGGCAACCTGCTCAGCGATATCGTCGAGTACGCGCTGGACGCGCGCGGCGGGGTGCTCAGCTTCGGCCTGGTGGTGGCGTTGTACTCCGGCATCGGCTGGATGAGCAACCTGCGCGATGCACTGACCGCGCAGTGGGGCCAGGAGAAGAAGCCGCTACCACTGGTGTCCACCAAGCTCAAGGACCTGGTGGCGCTGGCCGGTCTCGGCGCGGCGCTGCTGGTGTCCTTCGCGCTCACCGCGCTGGGCGGCAGCCTTGGCAAGTTCCTGCTCGACCTGGCCGGGCTGGACGACGTGGGCTGGGCCCGGCTGCTGCTGAAGCTGGCCACCATCGTGTTGTCCCTGGCTGCCAACGTGCTGGTCTTCCTCTGGGTGATCGCGCGACTACCCCGGCAGCGGGTCGGGCTGCGCAGCGCCGTGCGTGGCGCGATCATCGCCGCCCTCGGCTTCGAGGTGCTCAAGCAGGTCACCGCGATCTACCTCGGGCTGGTCTCCGAGTCGCCTGTCACCGTACTGTTCGGGCCGATCATCGGCCTGATGTTCTTCGCCAACCTCGTCTCCCGGTTCCTGCTGCTGGTCACCGCGTGGACGGCGACGGCACGGGAGAACATCGTGCACACCGTGGAACCGCCGCCGCCAGCGGTGATCCGGCCGCAGGTACGGGTGCGGCGCGGCCCCGGCGCCGGAGCGGCGGCCGGGGCCTTCGGGCTCGGCGCGCTGCTCGGCTGGCTGGCCCGTCGGCGCTGA
- a CDS encoding peptidylprolyl isomerase, with amino-acid sequence MIAALLGAGGTATAEPAMAGPGPCGYTETPDDPPARPVPLPPDSREPRDTGFALVTLRTNLGRVPLVLDRAKAPCTVKSFLHLVRHGFYDRTVCHRLTAYDTLKVLQCGDPGGTGEGGPGYRYPDELPTDLPPWPGDETGQAKLYARATLAMANAGPDTNGSQFFLVYGDSALRPNYTVFGRTTWSGLSTLDRVAAKGVVPTPDDPDPVDGRPAAEPKIRCAVRWF; translated from the coding sequence ATGATCGCCGCGCTGCTCGGTGCCGGCGGCACCGCGACGGCCGAGCCCGCAATGGCAGGCCCCGGTCCCTGCGGCTACACCGAGACCCCGGACGATCCGCCCGCGCGGCCGGTGCCGTTGCCGCCGGACTCGCGCGAACCACGGGACACCGGGTTCGCGCTGGTGACCCTGCGCACCAACCTGGGCCGGGTCCCGCTGGTACTGGACCGGGCCAAGGCACCGTGCACCGTCAAGAGCTTCCTGCATCTGGTGCGGCACGGGTTCTACGACCGCACGGTCTGCCATCGGCTGACCGCATACGACACGCTGAAGGTGCTGCAGTGCGGTGACCCGGGCGGCACCGGCGAGGGCGGGCCCGGCTACCGCTACCCGGACGAGCTGCCCACCGACCTGCCGCCGTGGCCCGGCGACGAGACGGGGCAGGCGAAGCTGTACGCACGCGCCACCCTGGCCATGGCCAACGCCGGTCCGGACACCAATGGCAGCCAGTTCTTCCTGGTATACGGCGACTCCGCGCTGCGGCCGAACTACACCGTGTTCGGCCGCACCACCTGGAGCGGACTGTCCACCTTGGACCGCGTTGCGGCGAAAGGGGTCGTGCCCACCCCGGACGATCCGGACCCGGTGGACGGCAGGCCGGCCGCCGAACCGAAGATCCGCTGCGCCGTGCGCTGGTTCTAA
- a CDS encoding D-alanyl-D-alanine carboxypeptidase family protein yields the protein MHTRPTRSLRLLLATVLSMLVLAPVAYAQPGTAAAADEDCPNRLLPPPPVDTSERPPPGQESPEPPPVPDRAAGGERMAECGLVLPPDILNPPAGTTAHSWMLHDLDTGDVLVAKNPHGRYRPASLIKVLLALVVLDEMDTDERITPTTTDAEQECTCVGIKAGSSYTVDDLLHGLLMRSGNDVAHAFATALGGVPAAVAKMNALAEQLGARDTHAATPSGLDGPGMMSSAYDLSLIFNYAMRQPEFAAAVGTRTIEFPGGNGEPAFPIYNDNRLLSDYPGFLGGKTGFTDDARHTYVGAAQRDGRRLAVVLLRGEQRPTRLSEQAAELLDYGFRVAATGAEPVGRIFYTEPTSERATPAPEGDEEAGLASSSTPEDPFGVTGWVITLIAAVLSIGGVILVHRRRQAEGQ from the coding sequence GTGCACACCCGCCCCACTCGCTCACTCCGGCTCCTGCTCGCCACCGTGCTGTCCATGCTGGTGCTGGCGCCCGTGGCGTACGCGCAGCCCGGCACGGCGGCCGCCGCGGACGAGGACTGCCCGAACCGGTTGCTGCCGCCGCCCCCGGTGGACACCTCGGAGCGGCCGCCGCCCGGCCAGGAGTCCCCCGAGCCGCCGCCGGTCCCTGACCGCGCCGCGGGTGGTGAGCGGATGGCCGAATGCGGGCTGGTGCTCCCGCCGGACATCCTGAACCCACCCGCGGGCACCACGGCGCACTCCTGGATGCTGCACGACCTGGACACCGGCGATGTGCTGGTGGCGAAGAACCCGCACGGGCGCTACCGCCCCGCCTCGCTGATCAAGGTGCTGCTGGCGCTGGTGGTGCTCGATGAGATGGACACCGACGAGCGGATCACTCCGACCACAACGGACGCCGAGCAGGAGTGCACCTGCGTCGGCATCAAGGCAGGCAGTTCGTACACCGTGGACGATCTGCTGCACGGGCTGCTGATGCGCTCCGGTAACGACGTCGCGCACGCCTTCGCCACCGCACTGGGCGGGGTGCCGGCCGCGGTGGCGAAGATGAACGCGCTCGCCGAGCAGCTCGGCGCCAGGGACACCCACGCCGCCACACCGTCCGGTTTGGACGGGCCGGGAATGATGAGCTCGGCCTACGACCTGAGCCTGATCTTCAACTACGCCATGCGGCAACCCGAGTTCGCCGCGGCGGTCGGCACCAGGACGATCGAGTTCCCCGGCGGGAACGGCGAACCCGCCTTCCCGATCTACAACGACAACCGGCTGCTCAGCGACTATCCGGGTTTCCTCGGCGGCAAGACCGGGTTCACCGACGACGCCCGGCATACCTACGTCGGCGCGGCGCAGCGGGACGGCAGGCGGCTGGCGGTGGTGCTGCTGCGCGGTGAGCAACGCCCGACCCGGTTGTCCGAACAGGCGGCCGAGCTGCTCGACTACGGCTTCCGGGTGGCGGCGACCGGGGCGGAGCCGGTCGGCCGGATCTTCTACACCGAACCCACCAGCGAGCGGGCCACCCCGGCCCCCGAAGGAGACGAGGAGGCCGGGCTGGCCAGCTCGTCCACGCCGGAGGACCCGTTCGGCGTCACCGGCTGGGTGATCACCCTGATCGCCGCGGTGCTGTCCATCGGCGGCGTCATCCTCGTGCACCGCCGTCGCCAGGCCGAGGGCCAGTAG
- a CDS encoding KGGVGR-motif variant AAA ATPase: MTIRFEDAWTAGKQIAHDISNRGFDVVLVRDVLGRVSLVLDGEVEGTPADLGERLRSATGAFAADTPVMHTSELFDPSAIVDSPDLVIQHDRKEPRGRLAVLERTVVGADWTRASERPAPHRVTMYGFKGGVGRSTATFMLARHLARQGKCVLAVDLDLESPGLGALAQDHDNLPARGIIDHLVEHAVGNADGLELVGRSQLIKGGNNGEAWLAPAAGWNNTDYLAKLNRIYSDLPNMSFASRLEAAVEACERQVAELSRKPDVVLLDSRAGIHDIAAVALTSLADLSFLFAVDSPQTWLGYRSLFEQWGRLHDPRELGSRLKMVSAMTPEDDYVYIEKFRDNAQQCFAETLYEDAAAGEYDVFNYSTEDDTAPHAPLSILFNSDLVALDPTRQRNWHSQELVTAAFRNFVVPAAELIVDG, translated from the coding sequence ATGACGATCCGTTTCGAAGACGCCTGGACAGCGGGCAAGCAGATCGCGCACGACATCAGTAACCGAGGTTTCGATGTCGTGCTGGTTCGCGATGTGCTGGGCCGCGTGTCGCTGGTCCTCGACGGTGAAGTCGAGGGCACGCCAGCCGACCTCGGCGAACGGCTGCGGTCCGCGACCGGCGCGTTCGCTGCCGACACGCCGGTCATGCACACCAGCGAACTGTTCGATCCATCCGCGATCGTTGACTCTCCGGACCTCGTCATTCAGCACGACCGGAAAGAACCACGTGGCCGTCTGGCAGTGCTCGAACGCACCGTGGTGGGTGCCGATTGGACCCGTGCGTCGGAACGGCCTGCCCCGCACCGGGTCACAATGTATGGCTTCAAGGGCGGAGTCGGCCGGTCCACCGCAACGTTCATGTTGGCACGGCACTTGGCTCGACAAGGCAAATGTGTGCTGGCTGTTGACCTGGATCTGGAGTCACCAGGGCTCGGGGCGCTGGCGCAGGATCACGACAACCTACCCGCACGTGGAATCATCGACCACCTTGTCGAGCATGCCGTCGGCAATGCCGACGGGCTCGAACTGGTGGGCCGCAGCCAGCTCATCAAAGGCGGGAACAACGGTGAGGCATGGCTGGCACCGGCCGCAGGATGGAACAACACCGACTACCTTGCGAAGCTCAACCGGATCTACAGCGATCTACCCAACATGAGTTTCGCGAGCCGCCTGGAAGCCGCGGTTGAAGCCTGCGAGCGGCAAGTCGCCGAACTCAGCCGTAAACCTGATGTCGTGTTGTTGGACAGCAGGGCCGGAATCCACGATATCGCCGCCGTCGCGCTGACCAGCCTGGCGGATCTAAGCTTCCTGTTCGCCGTGGACAGCCCACAAACCTGGTTGGGATATCGATCCTTGTTCGAACAATGGGGCAGGTTGCACGACCCTCGCGAACTCGGATCGCGCTTGAAAATGGTTTCCGCTATGACACCGGAAGACGATTATGTGTATATAGAAAAGTTTCGCGATAATGCTCAGCAGTGTTTTGCGGAAACACTCTACGAAGATGCCGCCGCTGGCGAATATGACGTCTTCAACTATAGCACCGAGGACGACACTGCGCCCCATGCACCATTATCTATCCTCTTCAACTCCGACCTCGTAGCACTGGATCCGACCCGACAACGAAACTGGCACAGCCAGGAACTTGTCACAGCCGCATTTAGAAATTTCGTAGTCCCGGCGGCCGAATTGATAGTGGATGGGTGA
- a CDS encoding succinate dehydrogenase iron-sulfur subunit, whose translation MTATTAEPTTGSHDTSQIPAPEGSVTITVKILRFNPELDTDPHWESYDVPALPTDRVLNLLTNIKSYVDGTLSFRRSCAHGICGSDAMQINGINRLACKVLVKDLLAKEGKPTTVTVAPIKGLPTMKDLYVDMEPFFEAYRAVKPYLIAYGNEPTRERIQSAADRERFDDTTKCILCAACTSSCPVYWSDGSYFGPAAIVNAHRFIFDSRDEGSEERLDILNDAEGVWRCRTTFNCTDACPRGIQVTKAIQEVKRALMFKRI comes from the coding sequence ATGACTGCCACGACCGCCGAACCCACCACCGGTTCGCACGACACCTCGCAGATCCCCGCGCCGGAGGGTTCGGTCACCATCACGGTGAAGATCCTGCGGTTCAACCCGGAACTGGACACCGACCCGCACTGGGAGTCCTACGACGTTCCGGCGCTGCCGACCGACCGGGTACTCAACCTGCTGACCAACATCAAGAGCTATGTGGACGGCACGCTGTCCTTCCGCCGCTCCTGCGCGCACGGGATCTGCGGCTCGGACGCCATGCAGATCAACGGGATCAACCGGTTGGCATGCAAGGTGCTGGTCAAGGACCTGCTGGCGAAGGAGGGCAAGCCCACCACGGTGACCGTGGCGCCGATCAAGGGCCTGCCCACCATGAAGGATCTCTATGTCGACATGGAGCCTTTCTTCGAGGCGTACCGGGCGGTGAAGCCGTACCTGATCGCCTACGGCAACGAGCCGACCCGGGAGCGGATCCAGTCGGCGGCCGACCGGGAGCGCTTCGACGACACCACCAAGTGCATCCTGTGCGCCGCCTGCACCTCCTCCTGCCCGGTGTACTGGAGCGACGGCTCCTACTTCGGCCCGGCCGCGATCGTGAACGCGCACCGGTTCATCTTCGATTCCCGGGACGAGGGCTCGGAGGAGCGGCTGGACATCCTGAACGACGCCGAGGGCGTCTGGCGCTGCCGGACGACCTTCAACTGCACCGATGCCTGCCCGCGTGGCATCCAGGTCACCAAGGCCATCCAGGAGGTCAAGCGCGCCCTCATGTTCAAGCGCATCTGA
- a CDS encoding SCO4848 family membrane protein, translated as MRMSRATSLFLMIFGIWSWVIWITFARNLMASDDAWRPDGSPTSFFVVHAVLAVVSFGLGTAIGVIGWRGWRAARRDPNR; from the coding sequence ATGCGCATGTCGCGGGCTACGTCGCTCTTTCTAATGATCTTCGGCATCTGGTCCTGGGTCATCTGGATCACCTTCGCGCGCAACCTCATGGCCAGTGACGACGCCTGGCGTCCGGACGGCTCTCCCACCTCATTCTTCGTGGTGCACGCGGTACTGGCGGTGGTCTCCTTCGGGCTCGGAACCGCCATCGGGGTGATCGGCTGGCGCGGCTGGCGGGCCGCTCGCCGTGACCCGAACCGGTGA